The genome window tcttggttttatgagaaatctcaaccaaactaataaaatatgcatttaacttggttttatatatcctgaccaaagttggttcaaatcggaccagaaatttttatgtacaaagaagctcatcctttttgcgcacagtgcacaatgccaattttcttttatttattattattattattattgtatatttttatttaaaatttttatattaaactgaattttcgttcgtcacaaaattggataaaactaaacaacaaatacacagcaaatgctcgagtttcggctgcCAAACCTACCGCCGTAAAAGTGttaattttgctaaaattcATAACATCAGAGGGGTCTTttacactgtgtgaaaaagtaaagttggttttgatgggtttttatttttacatttgcaaatttttttaaatagaataaattataacttttttttagtatatagTTGTTATGggttataaaacaaatgaaatccCATTTCACTagtattgaaaaaagtaatgCTAGTATAAATCGCAGTTAATTCTAGGTGAAAATACTTTTCCAGAAATTttgtctttatatttatttttatttttaaatatgtattcttcttcttattcaaGATTTACAACgttattgaatataaaatttacatttaattacatattttacagTTGTAGTGTGGACatacatagaaataaatatattattcttaATATATACTTAGATCCTATGTAATTTCGTAGATTTGTTGCCAAAACTGCACAAGAATTACTACAAAAACAATCACAATAACTTTTATATGTTTTCCATTTCTCCGGCTTTCTCCCATTTTCTCACtttttaaaacacaaaaaaaaaaacaaataatgtaCGATATTCCCATACTCTGGCAACAACAttgctgattttttttttttatatatttacaaaatatatatttcaataaacacaaaatataccttaaatttaaatatacattttttttggctaaggCTGACACAAAATGTTGGGcccacaaatatttaaatttcatgagTGCATTTGTGTCAACTATTTCATGGttcaaaagattttaattgcaaattataattttaacacGTCggtttacattaaaattaagccaatttggccaaaaaaaaaaaacgattggTAGAACATAAGTAAAGAAACAAGATAGCATCcgaaaaattggaaaatgtgcACGGATCATTATAGGGCAGTGGTTCAAAAAGCACACATTAAACCTTATTTTCAAGCACACGAGCTTGGAAATTTACGATTTGGACACCTAAGTTAAAACTCTGTCAttcctttttataaattataatttcaaagttaaaaaaaaatatatatgtgtttccgaaataaaaatttctccgctattttacatttttcattgATTATGTTGAGCTTCATCATGCATTCTTCATCgctaaattgtaaatatgttttttttccaattcagttttatgaatttatatataaacactagagtgggtcaattttttcgcgacaaagcgggtataaaaatcgtaatctacgacGAATTCTAAAAAGAATTGCTTAAGCaaccatgggtctaaaatcaatatcgagcttcctCTTTTTACGAAGTAGTTAtacgtatttcatatatttttaattgtctgTTAGGTAAAAACTTGCCtctaaacacacaaaaaaaaaaaccccagaaagaattatgataaatttagagataagaattaGTTAGTGGtcttaactagttttttttaagttaagtttTAAACATTAGCTCTTTTGTCAAGTTTCTTAAAAGATTCAGTAAAAAGGttgattttgctttaattttaaaattcaattgaggGAGATCGCCAACTTATTtttatctctaaattcatcataaattgtcctctatttgggtttttaatcttatttgtTTTAGAGGTAAGTTCCACTTAACTGCCAATTCCCAATATATGAAACAGGTATTTCCTCTGCGTTAAAAATTTGAAGCTCAATATTGATTGAAcacccatggtttcttgggaATTTCCCTTAGAATTTATCATAGATAACGATtttcataaccgctttgtgcatttttttactccatacaaattgacccactctaataaACACCCTAAATATATTATTCgacaaaaaaaactacacaTAAAATTTGCTTGTAGTCATTTATTactgtaaatttaatatctgACATATCGTAAATTCACCCTGTGTTGTACAAAAAAGCTatgaaattttccaaaaataaattttgtatacatcaactcacacactcacacacatatatatacagacgttcatgcacacacacaccctcctATGTtaccagacacacacataggtaagtatgtatatatcgaATTTTGCGACTTTgaaccaaaacaaataacgGTTTCGGTACGTTCCGAAATGATTACTttggtaaaaggttctatttcggtTCCGGTAATAGCATGGGTATATACCGATAGatcaatacaattttaaaatgctaaacaaaaaataatatatacatatgtatatataaatcaatacAATTAatctaatataaatttaaaaaaaattttaatataaaggaaaatttattacatacaGAAGAAAACCATAACAGTaaactttttgcttttctGTACATGAAAAAGAATTTTGTTCGGTTACGGTTACTGCTAATTTCGGTTAACTGTTCCGTTACTAATTCAGGTATTATTCCCTgctttaagtataaaaaatacgCGTATTGAAAGATATATGGTGCGTATCAGAGATCTGCACCGGTGGCTGTTTTCGACACCAATAATGAACTCATCTTTTTTGCGATGGTGGTGGTAGAAGCACCGCCTTGAATGAGGTTGCGTTGCTTAAACACCGCATACGAAACGAATATGTGGATGAAGCAAATAGAAAATACGCGGTGCCTGAACGCATGCACAAAAATTTACTCGCTCAAAATATTGCGACTCCAGTTCCGTTATTATGTCTTGCTTAATTTTTCTCCTGCGATGTTTTGACGCAGATTAGCGAAATTAAGTAgacaaatttatagaatattgGGAGACAAGATCAATATTCTGTTGAtgctttaatatttcttaattcattttataaaaatcaaattgtaagCGTAGTTTTTCTACACACACTTTTTGTGCAGTACATGCTTGTATATCGAAAATATGCCAACTCAAAATGTGACGCACAGTTCAGGCACTGCATACAAATCAGTAGAAAAAGAAACGAGTGAAAACCACCGAACAACACTAGTAGTTGCGGTGGACCGCTGCAGATCTCTGGTACGTCTGTACACTCTATAAATTATCCGTGCagattttccatttaatttttaattatatatgttagaaatactaaaaatgtttcataaaATAAGTCTACcgtaaaaaaatacaaatattctgAATCATGCCCTCGTAAGAATAGCAAATACCCGACAGGTGATCAAATTCCTGTCACTGACTGAATTTACTTctcattaaaatgcatttgaaattaacttttaCTTGACCAATAAGCTTTGAACGATAAAACAGATGCagttttatcaaattttgactttttccCTAATAGTCTCTAATATCGATACTAATGCAGACAGACCAAGCTGAAACTGCTTTAGatgctgataaaaaatatatatatatatagagtagGGTGCAACGGAAaacaattttgacttgtttttAAGCTCCTGTATTATAAGTGGTGtccaacaattaaaattgtttggaaGTTAACCTGTGGTAGAGCAACGTTGATCTAGATTCAGGAGTTTCGAAACCAAATTGAAAGCTATGGACATACAAAAATCACAAAGAATACAAAATTACCCTCACTTAGCATAACCTTATTATGACAGTTAATCTGTGATGGGCCAGAAATAGCATAAGTTTTACAAGATGACTCTAGAAACTGAGTTGCAATTTTCAGGGGGTACAGTACATAACAgtctaattaaataaaaatggacaaattataaaattcaagcAAACTTTAAATCACTTTCATTTGAGGGAACTTGACTATCGCTGAAAACAGAAAGGCGTATGGTGTATGGTGGTAGAAAGGTGGACCACTTAAGTAAACATAATCTTGCTCACTGTCGGTCGGTTACATTGCGAGTGTCtctttaattatctttttcaTGGCATTTCCCATTGAGGATGCCGTCGATCCAGATGTGGAATAATcgaatttaaacaaatatggCTGCACGTCGGGAAACGAAGTGTCAAATATCAAATCAAGCTCACTTTGGCTAGGAGTCTTTGGCACATAGTCATGTCTATTCATAAGTTCCGTTATGTATATAACCTTTTCAGTCAGCATATCAGAAACATTTTCGCGACAAAGCTGACGCTCATCATCGGTCTCATGCTTGATTAAATCCAGATGCACGGTCCAAACCTCCCAAGGTATGGACTCCTGTGGAAATAACCAGCGATTCTTCTTTTTCTGAAAGAACTCCAAACTAATCTGGCCGGAGCCACAGCTTTCATTTGATCGTAGCTTTTCGCTAAATAGATTAATGGCGCGCTTCACCTTGCGCGAAAGGCTATCCGATGTGCAGCAAACGTAGgtgaaatcaataaaatcaCAGTCAACATCTGAATACCCCACAGTGCCAATTGAGTATTGTGCATCTCccgtatacatatattttcctAAACAGCGGTGGAAGAGCACTGTGTGAAAGATACTAGCAACCGCTTCGTCCACCTGTCGACCCTCCATTGTTAGATCAAATACTTGGGAGCGGGCGTTCATTCTAGAAGTTGATTCGCTTAATTTTGTGGTGGTTACAGAACAGATTTCTTTGGTGTGGTTTCTGGTTCATCAAAATTATGCCATAAAATAGATCGCCTTTACTTATGATTTATACTATAGTGACTATATAGCAGACACCTATGAattaacttttcaaatattaaattgattaaattatctAATTTAAAAGTCGTCAAAACTCTGCTCTTTCCCTTTTAGTATTGACTTCGAAATAGGGTCCCTTCTAGACTAACTTAATGCTTCTTACTTAAGCAGTTAGTTTTGTAatagataatttaaatattttttaaggtcGTAcccatatattttaatgtaccACAAATGGTACGTGTATTGGCCCCTAGCTTTAGCCACTTGCTAAGCCCGAAATCAGTCAGCTTTATGTGCAGCTGTTGAGTTAGAAGAATGTTCTCCGGCTTGGCGTCCCTATAAATGATGCCAGCTTTATGCAGAAAATCtgcaaatacatttaattaaatataattagaaaactaattttatatacCATTATCCGGAgatatattattgttaactTACCGATAGCAATCGCAATTTCAGCAACATAGAACCGTAGTAAATCAAGAGAGAAGTGAACTATTTTTGAAAGCAGTTCACCATTGGGCACGTATTCGGATACTATAAAGAGTTGAAAgtgtacatttaaattaatgagtGAAGAAAAGTATTAAAGCGATGTTCAAAAAAAGTACGATTGAACTAATTACTAAAGTGAACGAACAAACTACATACGTCTCAGATTGTGGGTCATATATTCAGTCGTTCTAATCGATTTTGGGCGAATagcaagggcgtaggcaggggAGGACGGGCAAAGGGGGGCCATTGCCCCTTTAAGCTATGACTAACGAATTTTTAACTTCATAAACCCACTCAGAGTTCATCACGTCACATCAGATAGCAAAAACTAGTTCGGCAATCGGCACTGCGCGAAATAGCTATTTTTGGCTAAAAGGTATGTAGGCTTTTTGCCGAATgccgaactatttttatttttaaatatgattataatatttatataattttcatatttaattttttaatgttcgTCACAATATTGAAtatcgtcactagacttttacctcgtgaagaggtattttttggaagatataagaaatttttttgtttcaaatgttTCTGCATGTTATTTcactaatattataaaacagTTGTAGATAGACCCCAACGCAAAAGCTGCCTGCTTTTTAGGTTTACAGCCAGCGCCGTTGcgacgaaaagttgctcccggggcaaagattttgtcgGCGCACCCTCCACCcccaacaattttttttttagcaacacattttttaagcaaataaacaaaacaaagttaattccttcaaaaacatattaaattgacaactccagtgtcaaacatttttactaaaattaattaaatgttactacaataaaaatttataacatgataattagcTAGTTAGcagtttgaacacttttatctccgagactattcgagttagaggaaccaaattgggtgacaatactcttaggatgttgacctatcggaagttaattttaaaatttggccaggaCCACGTCagcccttgttttttttagataaatcaaatatttgagacttctttgacttttaaagtgctgagtcgttgccattttatccgcatattgtctgaatttaacaataccatcctgaatacatactttaaaaatacatgataaaattaagaattttaaactttaattttataatggtttgctttctctaaaattgtaaaattgatttaaggtccCCCAATTTGAGGTAtttaattgttagcttttatgaaaacaaaatcataaattactttacccatatttggagatattcgattgatagTCTCTGCTTAGTCTCtcttgtccaattgatgatcgtaagtggatcaaatttatttgaagtttgctaaataaacgatgtactaatgctgatgtgatgtgaatcgtttaaaaatcgttgtcaaattcattgtatgcttttcaagttcactgtccaatttggatttagtgttaaagtcctgtttgttaattcaaatcatcagaaacactaaaaagtgcctcaaatctcaatattagttgctaaatgatggggtcgattgattctaaaaatggaattcgaaatgtagcagtttctggtatgtttttgctatcatctgcagccacatattaaaattgttttcgcacttttcgttttctgatttatttgttttcaggCTCAACAcctcaaattttttctaagttcaaactcattttgaaatatcggCGCCCCTAATATCTTAGCGCCCGGGGCGATTGCCCCCCTTGCCACCCCTCCGAAACGGCGCTGTTTACAGCTATGTCaagtttttgctgctgtcatatTTCGACtctgtatatatacacttatttgttaatatcttGAGAAAGCGAATTTTCACAGAAAAGTGTGAtatgtcaaataatttcattgcacggaatttgcaatcgtgagcactacaacatcatctacaacaaacacaccttttgaagtcataaattaaagcaaaatgaacacatttattactctgtgcgtcgcgacgaaaaatctgtgtggctgttgttggttttgacaaaacaaaacaattatacactaaaagaagttctaattaattttatttgcaagacgaacgcttattatgtggtaaaaatcaaaacgcatcgAAACCAACTaaattttcacacagtgtacaagacgctgctgaagtcataaatcatagcaaaatgaacacttttatgaccgtacgcgtcgcagccgaaattcgagcatttgctgtgtgtttgttgtttagttttattggaggtcataaatgatttgcgcgcagtgtcaaaagttgttgttgtattgtcgAAAGTCGCGAGCAAGCCAATTCACCGGTTCGAGTTTTGTGAGTAGCGCGAGCAAGGGCTTGCACACCGctgctttaaaataaacatgccGGACGTTAATACTAAAACCCCCGAACACCCAAACACGTCGAGTAGTTCTCTTGTCACGACATCTATCGAAAATACTGTAGCAAGATATCTTAGGAAGATATCACAGGGAAAAGGCGACGAAGTACAACCCCAACGCAACCGCTTACACAATGACCGACCGGATTATACCACCAGAGCATGTGGGAAGAATTAGTGAGTTAGATAAACTGCCAGACGTAGCAAGAATTCCCAAAGATTTTTCCGGTAACAAAGCTGAATTCACCTCATGGTGAAAAGTGTGGACAGAATATATGAAGTTTATTCCGCTCACCAAGGTACCCCAAAACAATATGGGATTTTATCGGTAGTGCGCAGTAAGATAGTTGGGGAAGCCGATACCCTACTGGAGGCAAATAACCCCCACATAAATTGAAAGGCAATTGCACAGTGTCTTAAAGATCACTTTGCAGACCGCACAGATCTTAAGACACTAGAAAACCAATTGTATACACTCAGCCAACTCGACAAATCGATCGACGAATTTTATCAGACGGTGTACTATCATCTGTCTTTAATTCTGAATCAGGTAAACACCACGATTCATCGTCAGAGACGTTGAGAGCCCTTACAAAGATCTACAGGGACAAAACCCTGGATACTTTCATAAGAGACCTATGTTGTTAGCTTTGAAAGAACCAACGGATTTAAAACATGCCCTTCACTTGTGTCGACTAATCGGAAATCAGTCCATTAGAAACGCCGTTAATCTTATACAAGTTTCTTTGTTACCACCGAGGAACACCCAACAGACTCAAAGATTCAATAACCGATTCCCGTTCCGATCTAATATTTCTCAAGCTATCAATAggaagaattttaatttatattgctcGCCAAAGCCTGCTTTTTTGTCGCAACCAAGTGGACTCATCCATCCGGACAAGAAATATTTACTATAGGAACAGACCGGACAACAACCAGTTCGCTGAAAGAAGATCCTTATCTTCCTGGGAAGATCAAATCCCAAACAAATTCCAGAGACAATTTCTCATTAGCACGGGAGAACCATTAGGGCAGGTTGCGGACGATCAAGCTGATGTTGAAGCTAGCGCTTATGCTGAAGCATATGCTAACGCTTACGCTGACGCCTATGCACACTACGGGGATTAACAGAATTACTTCACTGCAATGATGGAATAAGGCTTCCACAGATATGGCCGAACTCAATTTTTTAGTCTGAATCGTTCCTCGTTGCCTTATTTCCAATATGGAACAAGGGACGCCAAGATCTTGAGTTTTTTCATTGACACTGGTTCCAACCAAAATTACATACAACCTTCAATAGTAGCAAGCCCCAAGGTAAACAAAGAAGATTTTCACGATAATTCGATTGGCGGAAAAATAGCAATTACCCGCCACGTTTTTCTAAACCTTTTCAGTCTCTACGACACGCCGATTAGATTTTTCATACTACCCACTCTCAAAACGTTACATGGCATCTTGGGTAATGATACTATGAAACAACTTTACGTAATAATCGATAAAACGACATCCTCGTAGTAAATGGAAACATACGATTCCAAATCAAACAGTTACCTCCACAGGCTATTAACAATATAAAgcagcggtgggcaagcccttgctcgcgctactcacaaaactcaaacaacaacaacaacttttgacgccacgcgcaaatcatttatgacccccaataaaactaaacaacaaacacacagcaaatgcttgagtttcggctgcgacgcgtacggtcataaaagtgttcattttgctatgatttatgacttcagcagcgtcttgtacactgtgtgaaaaagtaaagttggttttgatgcgttttgatgcgtttttgatttttaccacataataagcgttcgacttgcaaaaaaaattaattagaacttcttttagtgtataattgttttggtttgtcaaagccaacaacaaccacacagatttttcgtcgcgacgcacagagtcataaatgtgttcattttgctttaatttatgacttcagaagcTCACGATTGCAAATTCCTTGCCCACCGCTGATATAAAGGTAAGAACTGAACACATGTCCgatagtcaaaaaaaaaaaacacacaataGACACCCTAACGAACACCTTTAGGAATCCTTTCGCCGATCAGATCAAAAATTAACATGCGCTACAAATGTAGTGGGCGAGATCCGAACATCCCCAGACACCCCAGTCTACACTAAACATCCGTATCTTATCGCTCTCAAACAAGAAGTAGAGAGCCAAATCGCTGATATGTTAGACGACGGAATAATACGACCTTCTAGGTCGCCATACAATGCGCCAGTATGGGTAGATATATAGACTAGTTATCGACTACAGAAAGCTCAATTTGGTGACTATATCCGATCGGTACGCTATGCCTGAAATAGGAGAAATCATAGCTAGGAAGCAATAAATTCTTCACGGTCCTCGACCTTTACAGCGGTTTCCATCAAATCCCttcaaaagaaaaagacaTAGAAATAACGGCATTTGCAGTCAATGATGGGAAATATGAAGTCACTAGACAACCATTCGGTCTCAAGAACTCCCCCTCAATTTTCCAAAGAGCCATAGATGACATTATAAGGGAACATGTTGGAAAAATTTGCTATGCCTACATCGATGACACTATCGTTTTTAGCAAAACGGAAAACGAACATGCTCATCACTTAGAACAAGTCTTCACGACGttacaaaatgcaaacatGAAAGTACAGATGGATAAGtgcgaatttttcaaaaaagaagTCAACTTTTCAGGCTTCACTATCTCAGATCAGGCGTAAAAACCAATCCACAAAAAGTTCGGGCGATTTCTAAGTTTCCTATATCCAAATCTCCCAAAGAGCTGAGATAATTTTTAGGCCTCTCAGGCTACTACCGTAGATTCATAAGAGACTACGCAAAATTGGCGAAACCGCTTACCACTCTTTTGAGACGTAAAGGCGGTCGAATCTCAACCAGAATATCAGACAAAATCCAAATAAACATGAATAAACAGGCGATAGAGGCtttgacaaaatcaaacaGACGCTCAAATCAACAGACGTTATTCTAAAATACCCCAACCTTAAAGAGTTTCACTTAACAATATACGCTTCAAACTTTGCAATCGGAGCCGTTCTCGAGCAAGAGGGCAAACCCATTACTTTTACATCTCTCACTCTGtcaaaaacagaagaaaactACGCGACAAACGAAAAGGATATGCTTGCAATCGTTTGGGGTTTGCAAAGCCATCGAACATACCTATACGGTATAGCTAAGGTCGAAATCTTTACAGACCACCAACCCCTTACAATCGCCCTAAGCAACAAAAAccataacttaaaaattaaaacgttGGTCAACTTTTATAGAAGAATTTAATCACGAACTTAAATACAAACCAGGTACCTCCAACGTAGTGACAGATGGTTTATCCAGAAACCCAATTATCGAGTTAAACAGTACCGAGGCCACAGTAATGAGCGACGAAAGTTCGTCACATAATTTAATCCCTTCAATGGAAGCTCccattaattttttcaaaaaccaactttttttattaaccaTTGAAAAACCATTTCCAACATACCACAGACACATAGTTACTCGACCAAGCTACACAGAAAAcgaattaattcaaatttttaaagaaaggCTCGACCCGAGGTTGGTTAACGGTTTGCGCACTCCACTCATGGGACGAATTCAAGAATTTTACCCAAACCATTTTTCATCTTATAAAATAAGATATACCCAAAGACAAGTAGAGGACATTACCGACATTAACAGACAAAACGAAATAATAGCCCCAGAAAACAGGACAACTTTTAAAGAATCCACATTTTtgatttgcaaaaaaaaaatgcaattaattattaatcatAGAAAAACTCACTACAATCATTCAACCTATCTCATCCATTGTAAACATACCTCTCCTTTGAGCTGTCGCAAGTCAATATTACTTAAAAAGACTCAAACCCTCAACTAAAAACAAAGGAGCAATTGAAGCCTTAGGCACAGCGTGGAAATGGTTGGCAGCTACCCCGGACCACCATGATCATGAagtcataattaataaaataaatgatcaACTAGagaataataacaaacaagtTGTTATAAACCGTAtagtaaatgaaaaaatcaatcaattgaCAAATATAACTAACGCAATCCTAAAAGTAACTTTAAGCTCAGAAGAAATTATtaaccaaaaaacaaatattcttacatacaaaatacAGTTGGTAAAAGaagaattaacaaatattatacatacaatTACATGGGTGGAGTCTAATGCcgtaaacttttttattttctcagcAATAGAAACTGACATTGAAGTACTCTCGCTTCAAATGATCAACGAgctaaacataaacaacaccAAGACAACAATACGAGTACATAGGCAACCTggtcaaaacaacaacatggacGCCTaatagaataataatataagcagccaaagaataacaacaacgggaCCAACGGATGCAAGACGACACCCAACCAAACCCAACTGTTAAGGAACGCAGctccaacaacagcagcggtaACAACGACTAATGGCAGCCCAAGACGATAGCAGCGGCGCATAAACAACGACGCCGGCAGAGAGTAGGTTAAGTGGATATTTACAccaggcaacaaatttggacttttttcttctgaattgaaccaaacccagttttttggatagatgtggggccccaaacgacgaaaaacatttttttttctaaggcagagttttttttttagaattttttaaaatttggctttttgttCTTGTCGGTTTTTAGAGgcacgcccacttttgtcatcattactcgagaatggcaaaaacaaacaaaagctttacttttcctaaaagctaatgaatatatctgtaattcatcCGTACACATTCTAAGATTTACCCAGTAGTTTAttagctattaattttttattcttaagcccttttttttttgctttttttactttataattcaaggaaaacacaaattatgaactttggtttaaa of Drosophila innubila isolate TH190305 chromosome X, UK_Dinn_1.0, whole genome shotgun sequence contains these proteins:
- the LOC117781331 gene encoding autophagy-related protein 101; the protein is MNARSQVFDLTMEGRQVDEAVASIFHTVLFHRCLGKYMYTGDAQYSIGTVGYSDVDCDFIDFTYVCCTSDSLSRKVKRAINLFSEKLRSNESCGSGQISLEFFQKKKNRWLFPQESIPWEVWTVHLDLIKHETDDERQLCRENVSDMLTEKVIYITELMNRHDYVPKTPSQSELDLIFDTSFPDVQPYLFKFDYSTSGSTASSMGNAMKKIIKETLAM